Genomic segment of Staphylococcus muscae:
CCATTTTAACTGATGACGAATTCATGCAAAAACATGGAGATTTAGGCAATGTATATGGTAAACAATGGCGTGATTGGGTTGGTGCAGACGGACAACACTTTGATCAATTAAAAACAGTCATAGATCAAATTAAACAATCACCAAACTCCAGACGACACATCATCAGTGCTTGGAATCCGGCAGAGATTGAATCAATGGCACTACCACCTTGTCATACGCTCTTTCAATTTTATGTAGAAGATAACAAATTAAGTTGTCAATTATATCAACGTAGTGCTGATATTTTTCTTGGTGTACCATTCAACATCGCAAGTTATAGCCTACTAACGCATTTAATTGCGAGAGAATGTGGTTTAGAAGTAGGAGAATTTGTTCATACATTTGGGGATGCACACATTTACAGCAATCATATCGACGCTGTGCAAACACAACTTGAACGTACAAGTTTTGCACCACCTGAACTTATCATTCATACAGACAAATCTATTTTCGATATTGAATATGAAGATTTAGAGATTGTGAACTATTCATCTCATCCACCTATCAAAGCACCTATTGCGGTGTAATTTTGAGGAGTGATTCATTTGACATTATCCATACTCGTTGCTCATGATGAAAATCGTGGAATTGGTTTTAACAATCAGCTACCATGGCATTTACCAAATGATCTGAAGCATGTTAAAGAAA
This window contains:
- a CDS encoding thymidylate synthase, translating into MNPFDQAYHELCTEVLEIGNHRDDRTATGTISKFGHQLRFDLSKGFPLLTTKKVSFKLIATELIWFIRGDTNLRYLLQYNNNIWNEWAFEKYIQSSDYTGPDMTDFGHRSLVDPDFKVQYDEEMKNFKNAILTDDEFMQKHGDLGNVYGKQWRDWVGADGQHFDQLKTVIDQIKQSPNSRRHIISAWNPAEIESMALPPCHTLFQFYVEDNKLSCQLYQRSADIFLGVPFNIASYSLLTHLIARECGLEVGEFVHTFGDAHIYSNHIDAVQTQLERTSFAPPELIIHTDKSIFDIEYEDLEIVNYSSHPPIKAPIAV